In Opisthocomus hoazin isolate bOpiHoa1 chromosome 12, bOpiHoa1.hap1, whole genome shotgun sequence, the sequence TTCGGTAACTGCAGTCTGTTGGTTCAGAATACAGGCACTTCTGTTTTTTCCAAAGGTGAGCCCAAAGTGTAGAGGGCCTTGTGAAATATCACTTATGCAGATGCAATTCAGGAATAATTACTGAAACCCATATGGTGGAAGTTGTCTAAACCCGGCCTTAGTTCAGACcgttttgtgtgtgtttccccTACATAACCCACATCTTTGTCTCTCtgcaaaatatttatgttttagtTTGTACCTTATTTATCTTTTTGATGCTAAGTAGCATCTGGCTCCCCGAGGACAAGCCCTCCTGTATATTTAGCTGTACTAGTGCTTATCGCATAACTGGCTTTTAACCGTATTCATGTTTTAATCGTGGAAACATGAATCTTTATTGAAGTGACCTGAGGTGCCTCCCAGAAAGCACAATAATGTTTCTTGAAACTCTCtgtaaaaagcaaaagcagcatcTCCTGCCAAATGCCCACCAAAGAAGCTTTGCTGTGTGTATTTGCTATGCTTGAAGGTGCATCGCGCCTATATGCTTTGCAGTATTGAAAAAATGAAAGTTGAAATGCGCAAGTGAAATTGTTGCTTCGTGTCTGTATGGCTggtgctaggggaaaaaaaaaaccctcaagtgtTCAGCTGTTTTAACCTTTGCTAGCCTCCTTCCATCCAAAGGTGACAGGGTTCAGATCACAATATGTACTTCAATATCTTGCCAGTGACCCCCGAATTGAGTCTTACGGGTTGCTTAGCAGGAAGTTAGTAGTTTATTTTAGCTTCACCTTATCAGCTTTGCTTCTTTTGCTAACCCTATTCCCCTGTCACCCCGCAGATGCCAGACCCCCGAAGAGGAGATTGACAGGTAGTTCCCATAGCTCCGTTTTACCCTCCAAACAACAGGGATTTAGTTTCTTGTCCCTTTGCCAATGTTTATGTAGCCAAAGTTTAGATATAGCCTTAAGGAGCCTTTCTTTTACGTGTCACTGGAACAGTGAAACTGCACTGAACTTTTTGAAGAAACTGTTGCAACTGGAACCCCATCTAGTGTTCGTTTTGCTTCATCCATAAGGGAGacttttttaaaattgtgttcttTAGGACGAATTTGTTCTTAGTTTCGAGGTCGCTTGAGATTATTAGGGTTTTTTGACACCAGATTAGAGAATCTTTGAGGAAATTTAGCTTTAACATATAGAATAATTCCATTGCCAGCAGCGATATGGAAAAGTTTAGGAATGGAGTCAAATAAGAGCACAAATACCCACCTTATCTTGTGAGTAATTTTCTGCTGAACAGATTGGTACTTGCTATTTCTAAATCGGTTAAAGGAAGGAGGAATTAAAGGTGTGTGTATACTTTGGGGACAGATACACTTTAAAATGTTATTACACATTGGGGGtgcagaaaacatgttttttgaacTGCCTGACTGGATAAACCAGGCTGCTGAAAAGTTGGTAGATACAGAAGCGCTTTATTATTGTAATAGGAATTTTAGTGAGAAGTCATTTTGGaaacatttatatatataataaatacatttaaaaaaatatttaggagtTTTCAAACTGTAGGTCCTTGTTCAGTTGCTTTGCTGTTGAAGgcagatgtttattttttttcttttttacaagttTGTTAAGGATTATGGAATGTTTTGGTTCCCATTCTAGAATATGCATCTCAAGTGGCTCAAAATTCCCAAGTTTGAAATGAGTAATAAGTTTCAGATGAATAATCTAGATGGAGCACCAAAAAAATTCATGATCCTTAAGAAACCAGTAAACTGAAAAATCAACATCTGACAGGGGACTTGCGACACAAAGTATGCGTAATGTATATTTAAGTTGtggacatttagaaaaaaataattacggCTCTTTGAATTTTGCATATTCCCAATCCTTGCAGATTTACTTTTACCTTTAATTGTGTGAACACTACATTAAAGCAAGATGGAAGGTTTCTCCGTTATGATAGGCACAACAAAGAAACTTTATTAGTCAGGTCACCAATTACTGTGTTATTCAGAACAGATTATTCAAGGAAATATATTAAAAGCCAGCAGATGTGGTCAGATACAATAGTGCTTAACTATGCACTAGAAACCACACTGTATTCTCTTCCTGTGAAATGCAGAATTGCACTTTCCAAAACAtgtatgacttttttttcaaCCCTCCACTGCTGCTCAGTAGTGAACCTTTTCACTCCTCTATAATGGGGGTCGGTGTGGACTACAGAATGTTTGAAATCCAATGCTAATTTAATAGAAgcctttttaaagtatttttgtttttctaaaaaggtTGTTTTTCTAAAAAGGTTGTTTAAACCCCATTGAACTGAATCGCCAAATACCGAAATGAAAAATCGTCCTGTGATTGAGGCACAGATGTTACTGCAGTGCTTGTGATGTGTGCGGTATCTGAATTTCCACAAGATTCATGTACTTAACCTCTAGATTATAAAACATTCAAATTTGCATTAAACAACAATATAAATAAGTTTCtgatacagaaaagcagagaggACAGGTATGTGGATTAACTTTtgcttatttaagaaaaagaagatacTGAGTATTTTGTAAGTGAAAAAGCCTAAAATATAGTTTAATTTTAGGGCAGAAGTGCTAAATATTTGGAGCAACTCCATTGTAATGTGTACAATTGATGAAGTcagttttctgattttccttgctAGTTATTTAGTTCTGAATCTGCCATTATTTGTCTAAGCACAGCTGACCAagcaaaactgtgttttaaagtgGCTTTATGTTTTGATAAATGTGATCTGGTTGAAAAGTATTTTCCACTGAATGCAGAGCTTAATAGAACATGCTGACATAatagttttaatgcattttgttGAAAATGTGTGAACAAACAGAATAGCTTTTGTTCCTTCATAATTGGCTGTAAAAGTAGATGGAAACATAACCATTACATATGGAAAtgtgcaaagagaaagaaataacatttctgtTGAATATATTAGGAATTGCATTTCCTAGTTTAAAATAAGCATCTGAAATGGATGCATCTTTTGAAATTGGTTGTCAAAATAAAAAGCCTTAAGTGGAATGTTTGTCATATTATTTTTATCCTGAGTTAAACAACATGATTGCTAAAGGAAAGCATGCAACtttaataaatttcattttaatattttttcttcattttttgcgcactaagcagaaaaatacttctaaaagcaCTTTAATGATGTATTGGAATCCACCACTTATAGTATGATTAAACGTTAATTTAGCAGCTAATCACGATTGCTACTTTCCTTTAGTTTCTTCACGCCATTACATTGCTAGAGAAATTTATGATATTTTTGGTGTGCTTGTACTGAAGTCTGTATCCAAGCATATAACAATAACAGCCGGATAAAATACtgtcagaaacaaaaatgtgaaatGAAGTGCTAGTAATCTGCACTGCGTGTCAACTTCTTTGCCTTACTAAAGGGAAACATTTTTAGGTTGAGCTCATTAAGACAAAATagggaaaattaaaatgaaatgattTACAGGAGCTCATACTTTAGCTTTCTCTGAGATTTAATTTGGAAGTCATGGAAACTACCTATTATCTGATTTAGTACAGGGGAGAAACATGCAGGGAGGTAATCCTTGAATTAAACAGTTTTTTTCACAGCCTTCCAAGATGACCACACACCATTTGTACAACAGAAGTTGGTGTCCTCATGCTGAGCAAACAATAGGGAGCCATCCTGTCTTTGAATAGGATCAGCTAGTTTagagtcagattttttttaatgtttaatttacaAATGGATCCTAGTGATAAGAAATGTGAGCAACTAGTGGAAACAAACACGCAATGAAAGGATTTTGTAATGAGAGGTTCAGTACAATCTGTTAAACAATTGAGAACAGTTAAGagcaaatagttttaaaatgcattcagaCTAGGAAAATTGCACAGCATTATCAAACTTAAAACCAAGAGTTATCTCTTATTGTATGTGAACATTTCCTTTTaactgctcatctttcttgatgttTATTCAGAAATGTAAAACTTCTGCTGGCTTTATAGATAAGAGGCCAGATCCTGGTGTTTGTTGCTCTGGTGTAAGGTCGTGATATTTCCAGTGACTGTCCAGATTTATGCAAGCGTTTTTTAGATCAGAATCCCACAGGCAGTGCTCTTGGTGAAGTACATGGTGGCAAATAGGACGTTCGGTTAATTTTAGAAGCGTTGCTCAAGGCATTGAAAGTTGTCTTTAAAGTGCCTCAGCACTTTACCATTTTATGGTAAATGTTACCATTTTATAagggatttttctttccagtttgccTGTAACTGCAGCAGAATTAAGTTTGGTTGGAAAGCAAATCTGTCTTAACAGGTTCATAGCTTATACCTGATGTAGCAACTTGGGAGAAACAGGGGGGTTGTCAGTCCGTAGCTTGGTaatgcatactttttttttttttttcttgtcaacaACTGATTGGGACCTCGAATGACTACAAATTAGTTTAGTGATGGGGCAACTGTCACAGATATCTTTGAATCGGTTGAAAATGAACAAGGTTGACAGGAACGTGAGAGTCTAATGAGTCCTTCAAATGGCTGATTTGCACTCAGTGGACAACTAGACAATAAGCAGTATGAATTATTGGAAATCAATACTTTGCTATGGAATTTCATTATGCTCCAATGCCTGCAGTTCGtagtattttatattttgatGGATTATCTGCAGCAAATGATCATCTAAGACACAGGGACTGATAAAACTCCCTTGTACAGTTTTAAATGTTGCATTTGACTTATTTTTGTGAAGTAGAAATATTGATCTATTTTCATGTACAATCTTAGTCTTTCTTAGAATGGTAGATAAAAAcagtactttaaaataaaatgtactgtCGAATTTTTTTGTATTACTGTTTGGTTCCTAATCCATCATCTTTTGATGTTTTAGGAGACACAGAAAAGGGTCAAGCAAATCGAACCACTAAGAACAAGGACGCCCATGTCTGTGGCAGATGCTGTGCTGAGTTCTTTGAATTATCAGATCTCCTGCAACACAAGAAGAATTGTACTAAAAATCAATTAGTTTTAATTGTGAATGAAAATCCAGCTTCTCCTTCTGAAACCTTCCCTCCTAGTTCCCCTTCTGATAATCCTGATGAACAGATGAATGACACAGTTAATAACACAGATCAAGTAGACTACAGTGACCTTTCAGAGCATAACAAACTTGACAAGGAAGAATCCATGGATGTGGAGGCTTCCAGCATTAACAATAGCAGTAGCAGTTCCAAGAGTGTCAACAATAGTATTACAAGCAGTAACAGCTCCACAATGGGTACCTCAGCTGTAACAACCTCTCTACCTCACATAGGGGATCTGACAACATTAGGCAACTTTTCCGTGATAAATAGTAATGTAATAATTGAAAACCTTCAGAGTACGAAAGTGGCAGTAGCACAGTTCTCCCAGGAAGCGAGATGTAACGGTGCATCGAACAGTAAGCTTGCTGTACCTGCCCTCATGGAGCAACTGTTGGCgttacagcagcagcagatccacCAGTTGCAACTGATTGAACAAATTCGTCACCAAATATTATTGTTGGCTTCCCAAAATACAGACATGCCAACATCTTCTAGCCCTTCTCAAGGTACTTTACGAACATCTGCCAACCCCTTGTCCACATTAAGTTCCCATTTATcccagcagctggctgcagcagctggattAGCACAAAGCCTTGCTAGTCAATCTGCCAGCATCAGTGGTGTGAAACAGCTACCCCCTATACAGCTACCTCAGAGCAACCCTGGCAACACTCTAATTCCATCCAGTAGTGGCCCTTCTTCAAATATTAACATTTTGGCAGCAGCAGTTACAACACCATCCTCAGAAAAAGTGGCTTCAAGTATTGGTGGCTCACAGCTCAACAACCCACCAGTATCAGCATCATCTTCACCAGCTTTTGCAATAAGCAGTTTATTAAGTCCTGCATCTAATCCACTTCTACCTCAACCCACCCCAAGTAACTCTGTTTTCTCCAGTCCCTTGTCCAATATTGGAACACCTGCAGAGGATTTAAACTCCTTGACTGCCTTGgcacagcaaagaaaaagcaagccaCCAAATGTAACTGCTTTTGAAGCAAAAAGTAATTCAGATGAAGCATTCTTTAAGCATAAATGCAGGTTCTGTGCTAAAGTGTTTGGGAGTGACAGTGCCTTGCAGATTCATTTACGTTCTCACACTGGCGAGAGGCCGTTTAAATGCAACATATGTGGAAACAGGTTCTCCACAAAGGGAAACTTAAAAGTCCACTTTCAGCGTCATAAAGAAAAATACCCTCATATTCAAATGAATCCGTACCCAGTGCCGGAGCATTTGGACAATATTCCCACAAGCACAGGTATTCCTTATGGGATGTCTATACCACCAGAGAAACCTGTCACAAGCTGGCTGGACAGCAAGCCAGTCCTCTCCACCCTGACGACTTCTGTTGGCCTCCCACTCCCACCAACGATTCCAAGCTTGACCCCATTCATCAAAACGGAGGAGCCTCAGCCGATTCCCATTAGCAATCCTTCCGCTAGCCCTCCCTGCTCTGTCAAGAGTGACTCGGGAACAGCCGATCCCACATCAAAAATTTCCAATGGACTTTCTGATGAGGTAGAGGCCGGTGCTTTGCCTACTTCAAATggcaaaatggaagaaaactcTCAAAACGCAAGCACCATCACTAACATGAGCAGTTCCATGAGCTCACCAGCAGCAGACTCGGGCTCCAGCTGTGTCCCCACTTTTACAAACCCACTGATGCCTCTAATGTCAGAGCAATTTAAGGCAAAGTTTCCGTTTGGAGGACTATTGGATTCAACGCCAGCATCTGAAACATCAAAATTGCAGCAACTGGTAGAAAACATTGACAAAAAGGCAACTGATCCTAACGAGTGCATCATTTGCCACCGAGTTCTCAGTTGCCAGAGTGCGCTGAAAATGCATTATCGCACACATACTGGTGAGAGgccatttaaatgtaaaatttgtgGTCGCGCTTTCACTACTAAAGGCAACTTAAAGACTCATTACAGTGTCCACCGTGCCATGCCCCCGCTGAAAGTACAACATTCATGCCCGATCTGCCAGAAGAAATTCACCAACGCCGTTGTGCTGCAGCAGCATATCCGAATGCACATGGGCGGGCAGATCCCCAACACCCCAGTGACAGAAAACTACCCTGAGTCAATGGAATCAGATACGGGATCTTTTGATGATAAGAATTTTGATGATCTAGACAACTTCTCAGATGAGAACATGGAAGACTGTCCTGACAGCAGCGTGCCAGATACACCTAAATCTGCGGATGCATCACAAGACAGCTTgtcttcttcccctctgcccctAGAAATGTCAAGTATTGCTGCTTTGGAAAATCAGATGAAGATGATCAATGCAGGACTTGCTGAACAACTTCAGGCAAGCTTAAAGTCAGTTGAAAATGGGTCAGTGGAAGGGGATGTTTTGACTAACGATTCGTCATCTGTTGGTGGTGATATGGAAAGCCAGAGTGCTGGAAGCCCTGCTGTCTCGGAGTCTACCTCTTCCATGCAGGCCTTGTCCCCATCCAACAGCACTAATGATTACCACAAGTCACCAAGTATCGAAGAGAAACCAGTCAGAGCTTTACCAAGTGAGTTTGCCAACGGTTTGTCTCCAACCCCTGCTAATAGTGGTGCTTTGGACTTGACGTCTAGTAACACTGATAAAATGATTAAAGAAGAGTCTCTGAGTATGCTCTTTCCTTTCAGAGATAGAGGTAAATTTAAAAACACCGCATGTGACATTTGTGGCAAAACATTCGCTTGTCAGAGTGCCTTGGACATTCATTACAGAAGTCATACCAAAGAGAGACCATTTATTTGCACAGTTTGCAATCGTGGCTTTTCCACAAAGGGTAATTTGAAGCAGCATATGTTGACACATCAAATGCGAGATCTACCATCACAACTTTTTGAGCCCAATTCCAGTGTCGGCCCTAATCAGAACTCTTCAGTTATGCCTGCTAATTCACTCTCATCGCTCATAAAGACCGAGGTTAATGGCTTTGTGCACAGCTCTCCTCAGGACAGCAAAGAAGCACCCTCTGGTCTAGTTGCTTCGGGGCCACTGTCCTCCTCTGCTACGTCTCCAGTCCTGCTCCCTGCTCTTCCCAGAAGAACCCCCAAACAGCACTACTGCAACACGTGtgggaaaacattttcttcctccAGTGCTCTGCAGATCCACGAAAGGACACACACTGGTGAGAAACCTTTTGCCTGCACTATATGTGGAAGAGCATTCACAACAAAAGGCAATCTGAAGGTACTTTCTCCTCTTGCTGTTCTTAGGTTTCATTTTCTCCTCACtgggttttaaaaattttttacaCCTGTTAATGTTGCAAGCAGTGGTTCCTTTGGGTATCTGTAGTGTGACAAATGGTGTGCTTAGTCAGCTCTGGTAGACCTAGATGGCCTCTTGTTGAGCACTCGTGTTGGCAGCCGGTCTGAAGCATGAGCTGGTTTTGATGCTTAATTAAAATTTATCTGCCAGCAAAGATTGTCTATGTAGAGTGTGAAACGGAACCGCCAAATGATGGTAAGGAGTACTAATTaacaaagaaatgtgttttgtaaCTCACACACCTCTTTAAGAAGTGAAAGGCTCTTGAATGTGCTGTTTTTCATAACTATCATGTAAGAAGAtgagtgtttaaaaaaacctatTAACATAGTTCTGGAACTAATGGGCATTACTTTAATTGATTATATAACTAACATTTCCTACTGATATGTGTTTGAAAAAGCAAATAGACTTAAGTTTTAGAACACCAGTTGAGCGCTTTACTGTGTACATTTTTCTGTTGACAGAGTATTTCTCTAGAGGTTGCTGCCAGTAATGTGAGATGAATAATTATTTTCAGGCCATTCTGTCTATACACGAGGCTCTCCGATGAGCAATCAGTAAAGGATACTTTCTGCCTGTCTGAAAAGGACGTTTATAGGGTAAAGGGTGTCAAATACAATACTTAGCATTGCAATGAAAGTGGACATAGCAATTCTAGCCCTGAAAGCAGCCATCTGCAATTGACGGAATAACCTGAAGTCATTATAAACTAAATACATGTAATAAAGAAAAGGGTGACAAGCAATGCATTGTTCAGCAGGAAAACAGGGTGTTCTGGGTAATGGTGATGGGCTAATCCAGAAGCTGTTTATTTATTATTCCAGATGGGAAACTGAGCCCTGCATCCGCTACCTTTAGTACCATTCATTATGTAACAAGACTAGACATGTTCATGGACTGCTGCCTTCTCTGTGATCAAAAGAAGTTTGAAATCCCTGTCAACccctattttttgtttgtttctttcttcctttctttcttttcaggttCACATGGGCACTCACATGTGGAACAGTACTCCTGCAAGACGAGGCAGACGACTTTCCGTAGATGGCCCCATGACATTTCTAGGAGGCAATCCTGTAAAGTTCCCAGAAATGTTTCAGAAGGATTTGGCTGCGCGGTCGGGCAATGGAGACCCCTCCAGCTTCTGGAACCAGTACGCAGCAGCACTCTCCAACGGCTTGGCCATGAAGACCAACGAGATCTCCGTCATCCAGAATGGCGGCATCCCTCCGGCGCCGGGGGGCCTGGGCAGTGGTGGCAGCTCTCCCATCAGTGGCTTGACGGGAAGCCTGGAGAAGCTCCAGAATTCAGAACCCAACGCACCTCTAGCTGGTCTGGAGAAAATGGCAAGCAATGAAAACGGGACAAACTTCCGTTTTACGCGCTTCGTGGAAGACAACAAAGAAATTGTAACAAATTAGAAAAAACATTCCTGCAAATAGTGCAGGTTGCTTTTTTCAAGCTGCAGGCTACAACATTACAAAGACTTTCTTTTGTACTGTGTTCTACTTCTAGAGTTCTAAGAGAGCTTATTTATTAGTGATATAACCTTGCTTTGCAAACAAATGCAAGCATTAACTTTGGTCTTCTGTATTTTGAACTAAATACTAATCG encodes:
- the SALL1 gene encoding sal-like protein 1 isoform X2 — translated: MSRRKQAKPQHFQSDPDLALLSQRNGDTEKGQANRTTKNKDAHVCGRCCAEFFELSDLLQHKKNCTKNQLVLIVNENPASPSETFPPSSPSDNPDEQMNDTVNNTDQVDYSDLSEHNKLDKEESMDVEASSINNSSSSSKSVNNSITSSNSSTMGTSAVTTSLPHIGDLTTLGNFSVINSNVIIENLQSTKVAVAQFSQEARCNGASNSKLAVPALMEQLLALQQQQIHQLQLIEQIRHQILLLASQNTDMPTSSSPSQGTLRTSANPLSTLSSHLSQQLAAAAGLAQSLASQSASISGVKQLPPIQLPQSNPGNTLIPSSSGPSSNINILAAAVTTPSSEKVASSIGGSQLNNPPVSASSSPAFAISSLLSPASNPLLPQPTPSNSVFSSPLSNIGTPAEDLNSLTALAQQRKSKPPNVTAFEAKSNSDEAFFKHKCRFCAKVFGSDSALQIHLRSHTGERPFKCNICGNRFSTKGNLKVHFQRHKEKYPHIQMNPYPVPEHLDNIPTSTGIPYGMSIPPEKPVTSWLDSKPVLSTLTTSVGLPLPPTIPSLTPFIKTEEPQPIPISNPSASPPCSVKSDSGTADPTSKISNGLSDEVEAGALPTSNGKMEENSQNASTITNMSSSMSSPAADSGSSCVPTFTNPLMPLMSEQFKAKFPFGGLLDSTPASETSKLQQLVENIDKKATDPNECIICHRVLSCQSALKMHYRTHTGERPFKCKICGRAFTTKGNLKTHYSVHRAMPPLKVQHSCPICQKKFTNAVVLQQHIRMHMGGQIPNTPVTENYPESMESDTGSFDDKNFDDLDNFSDENMEDCPDSSVPDTPKSADASQDSLSSSPLPLEMSSIAALENQMKMINAGLAEQLQASLKSVENGSVEGDVLTNDSSSVGGDMESQSAGSPAVSESTSSMQALSPSNSTNDYHKSPSIEEKPVRALPSEFANGLSPTPANSGALDLTSSNTDKMIKEESLSMLFPFRDRGKFKNTACDICGKTFACQSALDIHYRSHTKERPFICTVCNRGFSTKGNLKQHMLTHQMRDLPSQLFEPNSSVGPNQNSSVMPANSLSSLIKTEVNGFVHSSPQDSKEAPSGLVASGPLSSSATSPVLLPALPRRTPKQHYCNTCGKTFSSSSALQIHERTHTGEKPFACTICGRAFTTKGNLKVHMGTHMWNSTPARRGRRLSVDGPMTFLGGNPVKFPEMFQKDLAARSGNGDPSSFWNQYAAALSNGLAMKTNEISVIQNGGIPPAPGGLGSGGSSPISGLTGSLEKLQNSEPNAPLAGLEKMASNENGTNFRFTRFVEDNKEIVTN
- the SALL1 gene encoding sal-like protein 1 isoform X1, producing the protein MNDTVNNTDQVDYSDLSEHNKLDKEESMDVEASSINNSSSSSKSVNNSITSSNSSTMGTSAVTTSLPHIGDLTTLGNFSVINSNVIIENLQSTKVAVAQFSQEARCNGASNSKLAVPALMEQLLALQQQQIHQLQLIEQIRHQILLLASQNTDMPTSSSPSQGTLRTSANPLSTLSSHLSQQLAAAAGLAQSLASQSASISGVKQLPPIQLPQSNPGNTLIPSSSGPSSNINILAAAVTTPSSEKVASSIGGSQLNNPPVSASSSPAFAISSLLSPASNPLLPQPTPSNSVFSSPLSNIGTPAEDLNSLTALAQQRKSKPPNVTAFEAKSNSDEAFFKHKCRFCAKVFGSDSALQIHLRSHTGERPFKCNICGNRFSTKGNLKVHFQRHKEKYPHIQMNPYPVPEHLDNIPTSTGIPYGMSIPPEKPVTSWLDSKPVLSTLTTSVGLPLPPTIPSLTPFIKTEEPQPIPISNPSASPPCSVKSDSGTADPTSKISNGLSDEVEAGALPTSNGKMEENSQNASTITNMSSSMSSPAADSGSSCVPTFTNPLMPLMSEQFKAKFPFGGLLDSTPASETSKLQQLVENIDKKATDPNECIICHRVLSCQSALKMHYRTHTGERPFKCKICGRAFTTKGNLKTHYSVHRAMPPLKVQHSCPICQKKFTNAVVLQQHIRMHMGGQIPNTPVTENYPESMESDTGSFDDKNFDDLDNFSDENMEDCPDSSVPDTPKSADASQDSLSSSPLPLEMSSIAALENQMKMINAGLAEQLQASLKSVENGSVEGDVLTNDSSSVGGDMESQSAGSPAVSESTSSMQALSPSNSTNDYHKSPSIEEKPVRALPSEFANGLSPTPANSGALDLTSSNTDKMIKEESLSMLFPFRDRGKFKNTACDICGKTFACQSALDIHYRSHTKERPFICTVCNRGFSTKGNLKQHMLTHQMRDLPSQLFEPNSSVGPNQNSSVMPANSLSSLIKTEVNGFVHSSPQDSKEAPSGLVASGPLSSSATSPVLLPALPRRTPKQHYCNTCGKTFSSSSALQIHERTHTGEKPFACTICGRAFTTKGNLKVHMGTHMWNSTPARRGRRLSVDGPMTFLGGNPVKFPEMFQKDLAARSGNGDPSSFWNQYAAALSNGLAMKTNEISVIQNGGIPPAPGGLGSGGSSPISGLTGSLEKLQNSEPNAPLAGLEKMASNENGTNFRFTRFVEDNKEIVTN